In Mycolicibacterium phocaicum, one DNA window encodes the following:
- a CDS encoding ABC transporter ATP-binding protein: protein MTAGDITVGSLAVRYPGADRPVVDGLDLTIESGAFLAILGPSGCGKSTLLNVIAGFVRPTTGSVTFAGRLVTGPGRERGVVFQRDVLFPWATVGSNIGFALRAAKVPRAQRRARIAELISAVGLAPDVAHKRPHELSGGMRQRVGIARALANSPRVLLMDEPFGALDALTRQQMQDLVVELWERSRPTVVFVTHDVDEAIRIASSIVVMDHTGAIADHLSNPLPRPRPASRLGEFDDYAALRRRLHDLLHGQQPALTSGEHG, encoded by the coding sequence GTGACCGCCGGCGACATCACGGTCGGCTCGCTGGCGGTGCGTTACCCGGGCGCGGACCGTCCCGTCGTCGACGGCCTCGACCTCACCATCGAATCCGGGGCATTCCTGGCGATCCTCGGGCCGTCGGGTTGCGGCAAGTCGACCCTGCTGAATGTCATCGCTGGATTCGTCAGGCCGACAACGGGTTCGGTGACTTTCGCGGGTCGGCTGGTGACCGGACCGGGACGTGAGCGGGGCGTCGTGTTCCAGCGCGACGTCCTGTTCCCCTGGGCCACCGTCGGAAGCAACATCGGGTTCGCGCTGCGCGCGGCGAAGGTGCCCCGCGCGCAGCGGCGCGCCCGGATCGCCGAGTTGATCAGCGCGGTCGGTCTCGCACCGGACGTCGCGCACAAGCGTCCACACGAGCTGTCCGGTGGCATGCGGCAGCGCGTCGGAATCGCCCGTGCCCTGGCGAACAGCCCGCGAGTGTTGTTGATGGACGAGCCATTCGGTGCGCTGGACGCCTTGACCCGCCAGCAGATGCAAGACCTGGTGGTCGAACTGTGGGAGCGCAGCAGGCCTACCGTCGTCTTCGTCACGCACGATGTGGACGAGGCGATTCGCATCGCGTCGTCGATTGTCGTGATGGACCACACCGGCGCCATCGCCGATCACCTCAGCAACCCGCTGCCGCGGCCTCGGCCCGCGAGCCGTCTCGGCGAGTTCGACGATTACGCGGCACTGCGCCGTCGTCTGCACGATCTGCTGCACGGGCAGCAACCGGCCCTCACCTCGGGAGAACACGGATGA
- a CDS encoding asparaginase has protein sequence MSGAYLIGLGGTISMHQTAQGAVPVTGAVELSETVAGFSGAESLALVGGSEVDFDLLERLVARARELVADGADGIVVTTGTDSIEEVAAWLSYRENWPVPVVVTGSMILGTRHDSDGRANLADALAVASSGADIDPVVVFAGKIFDGREAVKVSGVVRDAFDAPGRGPIGYVVGGQVQWHRSPQRRTSHGDPTGPIRPVPVLLAALGDDGSVFRAAGQAQQAIVVAANGAGNLPPKQAAAVEELIDGGRFVVLTTRAADGRVAPVYGYPGGVAGLVEHGAQLAAGISPHRARLLVTLGLAQGRDNDGLRALIDSEIRA, from the coding sequence ATGAGCGGGGCATACCTGATCGGCTTGGGCGGCACCATCTCCATGCACCAGACCGCGCAGGGCGCGGTGCCTGTGACCGGGGCGGTCGAGCTGTCCGAGACCGTGGCGGGCTTTTCCGGCGCCGAGAGCCTCGCACTGGTCGGTGGTTCCGAGGTCGACTTCGACCTGTTGGAACGTCTCGTCGCCCGGGCTCGCGAACTGGTTGCCGACGGAGCTGACGGCATCGTCGTGACCACAGGCACGGACTCGATCGAAGAGGTGGCGGCCTGGCTGTCCTACCGGGAGAACTGGCCGGTGCCGGTGGTGGTCACCGGCTCGATGATCCTCGGCACGCGGCATGACAGCGACGGCCGCGCCAACCTCGCGGACGCGCTGGCGGTGGCGTCCTCGGGTGCCGACATCGACCCGGTGGTGGTGTTCGCCGGGAAGATCTTCGATGGCCGTGAGGCCGTGAAGGTTTCGGGGGTCGTACGAGACGCCTTCGACGCGCCGGGGCGCGGGCCCATCGGCTACGTCGTCGGCGGCCAGGTCCAGTGGCATCGGTCTCCGCAGCGCCGCACGAGCCATGGTGATCCCACCGGTCCGATTCGGCCGGTGCCCGTGCTGCTGGCGGCGTTGGGTGACGACGGATCGGTGTTCCGTGCCGCGGGGCAGGCGCAGCAGGCGATCGTGGTGGCGGCGAACGGCGCCGGCAATCTGCCGCCGAAACAGGCTGCGGCAGTGGAGGAACTCATCGACGGCGGCCGGTTCGTCGTGCTGACCACCCGGGCTGCGGACGGTCGGGTCGCTCCGGTGTACGGATACCCCGGTGGCGTGGCCGGTCTCGTCGAACACGGTGCGCAGTTGGCTGCCGGGATATCGCCGCACCGCGCGCGGCTGCTGGTGACACTCGGGCTGGCACAGGGCCGGGACAACGACGGCCTGCGGGCGTTGATCGACAGCGAGATTCGCGCATGA
- a CDS encoding APC family permease — MLTTDNQVPLHGLGPRTRLGGLDRGALGAADVAAQSVSAMAPCGAAAASPILVAAHGGPVVASTAIAFALALVLSWLVRGFARRVPAAGSLYTYVAVGVGPVAGFVTAGALLLGYLGIGMVAVTESSAFALRLASSVGLTAHGWLVAVGALGFAVASGVVLVRGIRLSARVALVTETIAVGLVVVVAGWLVWHGDVRRLHDSVLAPILDLGHLAGGVAVAMAAFAGFETATVLSVETRAPLRTVPAAIRGSLLLAGPVVMLATLTQAGTPSQTPTDSWFGALAAEPGGRILVPALYLATTLSSFACALAFTTAAARVLLSLAREGVLPTALGHTDLRSKAPTVGIWVCTATVFGVPFAMSACGADPAAACGSLMAGAVCGYLLAYAALAGAMPAMLRRLGEPSRVALVIGPACALVLTAMVAEFWGLTITGPFWIGAVAAMAWMLLWAAAGWRLRSSRPDAFASIGAHAGTVRSEVWRGYLRGSS, encoded by the coding sequence ATGCTCACCACGGACAATCAGGTGCCACTGCACGGCCTGGGCCCGCGCACGCGCCTGGGCGGCCTGGATCGCGGCGCGCTGGGCGCTGCCGATGTTGCGGCACAGTCCGTTTCGGCCATGGCGCCCTGCGGCGCCGCGGCGGCGAGCCCGATATTGGTCGCTGCCCACGGCGGTCCGGTCGTTGCGAGCACGGCCATTGCGTTCGCTCTCGCCCTGGTCCTGTCGTGGCTGGTTCGGGGATTCGCGCGGCGTGTGCCCGCAGCGGGTTCGCTCTATACGTACGTTGCCGTTGGCGTCGGGCCGGTGGCCGGGTTCGTCACCGCCGGTGCACTGTTGCTCGGCTACCTCGGCATCGGAATGGTCGCGGTCACCGAGTCCTCGGCGTTCGCGTTACGGTTGGCATCCTCGGTGGGGCTGACGGCGCACGGCTGGCTGGTCGCGGTCGGCGCGCTCGGGTTCGCAGTTGCCAGCGGGGTGGTGCTGGTTCGCGGTATCCGTCTGTCGGCGCGGGTCGCGCTGGTGACCGAGACCATCGCGGTGGGTCTGGTGGTGGTGGTCGCGGGGTGGCTGGTCTGGCATGGTGACGTACGCCGTCTACATGATTCGGTGCTGGCTCCCATCCTCGATCTCGGGCACCTGGCTGGTGGTGTCGCGGTCGCAATGGCGGCATTCGCCGGCTTTGAGACCGCGACAGTGCTGTCGGTCGAGACCCGCGCTCCGCTGCGCACTGTGCCAGCGGCAATCCGTGGCTCGCTGCTGCTGGCCGGGCCCGTCGTGATGCTTGCGACCTTGACCCAAGCCGGAACACCAAGCCAGACACCGACAGATTCGTGGTTCGGGGCACTGGCTGCCGAACCCGGTGGCCGGATACTGGTGCCGGCCCTCTACCTCGCGACGACGCTGTCGTCTTTCGCCTGCGCGCTGGCATTCACGACAGCGGCAGCCCGGGTCTTGCTGTCCCTGGCCCGCGAAGGCGTCTTACCGACGGCACTCGGCCACACCGATCTACGCAGCAAGGCACCAACCGTCGGGATCTGGGTGTGCACCGCGACCGTGTTCGGCGTGCCTTTCGCCATGAGTGCATGCGGTGCCGACCCGGCAGCGGCATGCGGCTCGCTGATGGCCGGCGCGGTCTGCGGCTACCTGCTGGCATATGCCGCACTGGCCGGCGCGATGCCCGCGATGCTGCGGCGCCTGGGCGAACCCAGCAGGGTGGCGTTGGTGATCGGACCGGCCTGCGCACTGGTTCTCACCGCCATGGTGGCCGAATTCTGGGGACTGACGATCACCGGTCCGTTCTGGATTGGAGCGGTAGCCGCCATGGCCTGGATGCTGCTGTGGGCCGCCGCCGGATGGCGATTGCGCAGCAGCCGTCCGGACGCGTTCGCGTCGATCGGCGCGCACGCGGGAACCGTCAGGTCCGAGGTCTGGCGTGGCTACTTGCGGGGCTCGTCATGA
- a CDS encoding M20 family metallopeptidase, whose amino-acid sequence MTRAAVDSAVDRRELVELTTRLVAAGQPWCENSLDGPSRPPEEERIARPLGELLREWGFTVELVGRTPQRPNVVATKRFGAGPTLMLNDHLDTYPSGPPSRWRICAGNPYAAVESDGRIYARGTSDTRANLAALLTAAKRLVDDPPEYGTLQVVLTVDEERNGVEGSKYLVDEHGLRPDASITVEPTAWTDDGGSGIALAVAQTGHALLDITARGRSSHIWRPDTGVNPALFLAEFLSGIAADPVGDWPVSVVGLHAGETGMAQFTPLEASARVAAVNIGPDVVAGRLLEEFHRSLTAARPEGIEVDVEFAPGPTFVAGTVPLTAGDPLVAAIRSAYRGVTGEDVRTYTKPAFNDTIRFRHVGIPAVTFGPGDDGWAVYDESISIDRMATAVQVLEAAVREYFSATGPA is encoded by the coding sequence ATGACCCGCGCCGCCGTCGATTCGGCCGTGGACCGTCGTGAACTCGTCGAGCTCACCACTCGTCTGGTGGCCGCCGGCCAGCCTTGGTGCGAGAACAGCCTTGATGGTCCGAGTCGCCCGCCGGAAGAGGAGCGCATCGCACGTCCGCTGGGTGAGTTGTTGCGCGAGTGGGGCTTCACCGTCGAGTTGGTGGGCCGCACGCCGCAGCGACCGAATGTGGTGGCGACGAAGCGCTTCGGCGCCGGTCCGACCCTCATGCTCAACGATCACCTCGACACCTACCCGTCCGGCCCGCCGAGCCGGTGGCGCATCTGCGCCGGAAATCCCTATGCGGCAGTCGAATCGGATGGCCGGATCTATGCGCGCGGCACGTCGGACACCCGCGCCAACCTCGCGGCGCTGCTGACCGCGGCCAAACGCCTCGTCGACGATCCGCCGGAGTACGGGACCCTGCAGGTGGTCCTGACGGTCGACGAGGAACGTAACGGCGTCGAAGGTTCCAAGTACCTGGTCGACGAGCACGGCCTGCGTCCCGACGCCTCCATCACCGTCGAACCGACCGCGTGGACCGACGACGGCGGCAGCGGTATCGCCCTGGCGGTGGCACAGACCGGTCACGCGCTGCTGGACATCACGGCCCGCGGGCGGTCGAGCCACATCTGGCGGCCTGATACCGGTGTCAACCCGGCGCTGTTCCTCGCTGAGTTCCTGTCCGGCATCGCCGCGGATCCCGTTGGGGATTGGCCGGTTTCGGTGGTGGGCCTGCACGCGGGGGAGACCGGCATGGCGCAGTTCACTCCGTTGGAGGCGAGCGCACGCGTTGCGGCCGTCAACATCGGCCCCGATGTGGTCGCCGGTCGGTTGCTCGAAGAGTTTCACCGCAGCCTGACCGCGGCCCGACCCGAAGGCATTGAGGTCGATGTCGAATTCGCGCCCGGCCCGACGTTCGTCGCAGGCACCGTACCGCTGACGGCCGGCGATCCGCTGGTCGCTGCGATCCGGAGCGCATACCGCGGTGTCACGGGCGAGGATGTCCGCACTTACACAAAACCTGCTTTCAACGACACCATCCGCTTCCGCCACGTCGGCATTCCCGCGGTCACGTTCGGCCCCGGTGACGACGGGTGGGCAGTGTACGACGAGAGCATCAGCATCGACAGAATGGCAACCGCCGTTCAGGTACTCGAAGCCGCTGTGCGGGAGTATTTTTCGGCTACCGGCCCCGCTTAG
- a CDS encoding LysR family transcriptional regulator, translating to MNLQQLHYVVALAEAKSFTKAAETSFVVQSALSQQVRKFEEELGVTLFERTTRAVSLTPAGEALLPLVHQVVAGIDQIKVDAQALSGTVTGRLTVGMMEVPSESLDVATLMATFHSRYPDVSVTLRSGGSDVLLTATRDRKLDAAIVGSNVSPASDQLDFTHLFTESLIAVMPRDHPLTRQRAVALTELAALPFIDFPLGYGLRHETDRGFAGVPRRVAFEVTRVDEVVHFVRQNLGVALLPESVARTRADSDSTLALRPVTGVQMHRQVHLVAPRPHLRSAACQAFIACVHDHLATH from the coding sequence ATGAATCTGCAGCAGCTCCATTACGTGGTCGCCCTGGCCGAAGCCAAGAGCTTCACCAAAGCGGCCGAGACTTCTTTTGTCGTGCAATCGGCGCTCAGCCAGCAGGTGCGAAAATTCGAGGAGGAGCTCGGCGTCACGCTCTTCGAGCGCACCACCCGGGCTGTCTCGCTCACCCCGGCCGGTGAGGCGCTCCTGCCGCTGGTACACCAGGTGGTCGCCGGCATCGACCAGATCAAAGTCGACGCCCAGGCCCTCAGCGGCACCGTCACCGGACGCCTGACCGTCGGGATGATGGAGGTGCCGTCCGAAAGCCTTGACGTCGCAACACTGATGGCGACGTTTCACTCGCGCTACCCGGACGTGAGCGTGACCCTGCGCAGCGGAGGCAGCGACGTCCTGCTGACGGCGACGCGCGACCGCAAGCTGGACGCGGCCATCGTCGGCTCCAACGTCTCCCCGGCCAGCGACCAGTTGGACTTCACCCACTTGTTCACCGAGTCGCTGATCGCGGTCATGCCCCGCGATCACCCGCTGACCCGACAGCGGGCGGTGGCGCTGACCGAACTGGCGGCGTTGCCGTTCATCGACTTTCCCCTCGGTTACGGACTCCGGCACGAAACCGACCGCGGCTTTGCCGGCGTGCCACGCCGGGTGGCCTTCGAGGTCACCCGGGTCGACGAGGTCGTGCACTTCGTGCGCCAGAACCTCGGGGTGGCGCTGCTGCCGGAATCGGTTGCGCGCACCCGCGCCGACAGCGACAGCACCTTGGCGCTTCGCCCCGTCACAGGCGTCCAGATGCACCGCCAGGTACATCTCGTCGCACCGCGACCGCACCTGCGTTCGGCGGCCTGCCAGGCATTCATCGCCTGTGTCCATGACCACCTGGCGACGCACTAA
- a CDS encoding nitroreductase family deazaflavin-dependent oxidoreductase translates to MGTVHTRAEQRQFRVFRAVGRYLLNPTVRGLARLGAVRPTQVSELETRGRKTGQLRRVPVSPIFDETGAWVICGHGTLSGWGANIEANPNVRLQQGDRWRSGIATFAPEDDVRARVRLSGAAGPRIASYGTAPVSVRIEFTD, encoded by the coding sequence GTGGGAACAGTTCACACTCGCGCCGAGCAACGACAGTTCCGGGTGTTCCGCGCGGTCGGGCGTTACCTGCTCAACCCGACGGTGCGGGGTCTGGCGCGTCTCGGCGCCGTCCGCCCAACGCAGGTAAGCGAATTGGAAACCCGCGGTCGTAAAACCGGGCAGCTGCGGCGGGTTCCGGTTTCGCCGATCTTCGATGAGACCGGCGCCTGGGTCATCTGCGGGCACGGCACGCTGTCGGGCTGGGGTGCCAACATCGAGGCCAATCCGAATGTTCGCCTCCAGCAGGGTGATCGATGGCGGTCCGGCATCGCGACTTTTGCGCCGGAGGACGACGTGCGTGCCCGCGTGCGGCTGTCCGGTGCGGCCGGACCGAGAATCGCGTCCTACGGGACCGCGCCGGTGTCGGTGCGCATCGAATTCACCGACTAG
- a CDS encoding ABC transporter substrate-binding protein, protein MNTHRKIAAIFVAALAVLGIAGCSGSSKESAADSLTLAWVVDPSWAQVPVANDLGYFKQHGVNVNIVPFPTGAAALEALAGGAVDIANGGDVPTSAAALKNPNLRVFADGAIWPEGRFVARRSAGINSIADLAGRKIAVPLGSSAHYFASRFLTEANVKADLIQTGPAEIVTAITNHNVDAIAVFQPALAKAVAALGSDAIELQGRQKYNQHSLYLANASVLDSKKQAVGKFVGAIRNADAPLSGKDPAALTAVAKATGLDDNLISQVTSEFRYQTHLRPELAADLADRARWAQSIGRIPADQHIPDYQNIIAGSFVTESNS, encoded by the coding sequence ATGAACACACATCGGAAGATTGCCGCGATATTCGTTGCCGCGCTGGCGGTTCTGGGCATTGCGGGCTGCAGTGGTTCGAGTAAGGAAAGTGCGGCCGACTCGCTCACCCTGGCGTGGGTGGTCGACCCGTCCTGGGCGCAGGTGCCGGTCGCCAATGATCTCGGATATTTCAAGCAGCACGGGGTCAACGTCAACATCGTCCCGTTCCCGACGGGTGCCGCGGCGCTCGAGGCGCTGGCGGGCGGCGCGGTGGACATCGCCAATGGCGGCGATGTCCCCACTTCGGCTGCGGCGCTGAAGAATCCGAATCTGCGGGTTTTCGCAGACGGAGCCATCTGGCCGGAGGGCAGATTCGTCGCGCGCCGCTCGGCCGGCATCAACTCGATTGCCGACCTGGCCGGCCGCAAGATCGCCGTGCCTCTGGGCAGCAGCGCGCATTACTTCGCGAGCCGATTCCTCACCGAAGCCAACGTGAAGGCGGACCTGATCCAGACCGGGCCGGCCGAGATCGTCACCGCGATCACCAATCACAACGTCGACGCCATCGCCGTGTTCCAGCCGGCGCTGGCGAAAGCGGTTGCGGCACTGGGCAGTGACGCAATAGAGCTGCAGGGCCGGCAGAAGTACAACCAGCACAGTCTGTACCTGGCCAACGCGAGCGTCCTCGACTCGAAGAAGCAGGCGGTGGGCAAGTTCGTGGGGGCGATCCGCAACGCCGATGCGCCGCTGTCCGGCAAGGACCCGGCGGCCCTGACCGCGGTCGCGAAAGCAACAGGGCTGGACGACAACCTGATCAGCCAGGTCACGTCGGAGTTCAGGTACCAGACGCACCTCAGGCCGGAACTCGCCGCTGATCTCGCCGACCGCGCCCGCTGGGCGCAGAGCATCGGCCGCATCCCTGCTGACCAGCACATCCCCGACTACCAGAACATCATCGCCGGATCGTTTGTGACGGAGAGCAATTCATGA
- a CDS encoding ABC transporter permease produces MPTAVPLSSAAGAERRRRDRGELARLALLSALPILSLVVVVIGWDAAVRFELFSARLLPAPAQVVHAAREMYSDGTLFADSVASFRRALQGFVVGSLIAIVVGTLTGRSRIARGLLEPTIQIVRPIPAIALVPLAILWFGIGEESKLFLTSLGVFFPVWVNTHAGIAATRDDHLRVAASLGASKLLTFTNVVLPGALPSVLTGLRQGIATSLILIVASEQSGVTEGLGFRLDQARLFSQPDRLFVCLGALGIVGALADQLFHQATRHTVRWAKEQS; encoded by the coding sequence GTGCCCACAGCAGTTCCCCTGAGTAGTGCGGCCGGAGCCGAACGACGCCGGCGCGATCGCGGCGAGCTTGCCCGGCTGGCGTTGCTGTCCGCGTTGCCGATCCTGAGCCTCGTCGTAGTCGTCATCGGCTGGGACGCCGCGGTGCGGTTCGAACTCTTCTCCGCCCGGCTCCTGCCCGCGCCCGCGCAGGTTGTGCACGCCGCGCGTGAGATGTACAGCGACGGAACGCTGTTCGCTGATTCCGTCGCGAGCTTTCGGCGGGCGCTCCAGGGCTTTGTCGTCGGATCGCTGATCGCCATCGTGGTGGGGACCCTCACGGGCCGATCGCGCATCGCCCGGGGGCTGTTGGAGCCGACGATCCAGATCGTCCGGCCCATCCCGGCAATTGCCCTGGTGCCGTTGGCAATCCTGTGGTTCGGCATCGGTGAAGAGTCCAAGCTGTTCCTCACCAGCCTCGGCGTCTTCTTCCCGGTCTGGGTCAACACGCACGCCGGCATCGCGGCGACACGCGACGACCATCTACGGGTGGCGGCATCGCTCGGCGCGTCAAAATTGTTGACGTTCACCAACGTCGTGCTGCCGGGCGCACTGCCATCGGTCCTCACCGGCCTGCGTCAGGGGATCGCGACGTCCCTCATCCTGATCGTGGCATCCGAGCAGTCCGGCGTCACCGAGGGGCTCGGTTTCCGGCTCGACCAGGCGCGCCTGTTCAGCCAACCCGACCGGTTGTTCGTCTGTCTCGGGGCGCTGGGTATCGTCGGCGCCCTCGCCGATCAGCTGTTCCACCAGGCCACCCGTCACACCGTGCGCTGGGCGAAGGAACAGTCGTGA
- a CDS encoding helix-turn-helix domain-containing protein: MTRALRPDAGSRSALAALSIIEEVAAAGPGITALEITHRLRMSRSSAYRLLAVLLESEYLVRTPDLGGFALGRRIDRLVGIPTTPADRLREAVDAVRAEARFGIHLVLHRPTRRPALELFDIDPDFPLSDPARVIAEPECSAIGRIVAADARGERPAFSTQRGILVPGHGCLALPIRGADDSLVAVLAASAPSHRVADADTLMTFLTPHARAVALACTTSG; the protein is encoded by the coding sequence ATGACCCGAGCGCTGCGCCCCGACGCCGGTTCGCGTTCGGCGCTCGCCGCGCTGTCCATCATCGAAGAGGTCGCGGCCGCGGGACCCGGGATCACGGCGCTGGAGATCACGCACCGGCTGCGGATGTCCCGGTCCTCGGCGTACCGGTTGCTCGCCGTCTTGTTGGAGAGCGAATACCTGGTTCGTACACCGGATTTGGGCGGGTTCGCGCTGGGCCGCCGCATCGACCGGCTGGTCGGCATCCCCACCACTCCCGCGGACCGGTTGCGCGAAGCAGTCGACGCCGTGCGCGCCGAAGCGCGGTTCGGCATACATCTGGTGCTGCACCGGCCTACGCGGCGCCCGGCGTTGGAGCTGTTCGACATCGATCCGGATTTTCCGCTGTCCGATCCGGCCCGGGTCATCGCCGAACCGGAGTGTTCTGCCATCGGGCGGATTGTCGCCGCAGATGCCCGCGGTGAACGCCCGGCGTTTTCCACTCAGCGCGGGATTCTCGTGCCTGGACATGGGTGTCTGGCTCTCCCGATCCGCGGCGCCGACGACAGTCTCGTCGCCGTGTTGGCAGCCTCGGCACCGTCGCATCGCGTCGCAGACGCCGATACGTTGATGACGTTCCTGACGCCCCACGCCCGGGCGGTGGCTCTCGCGTGCACGACGTCAGGTTGA
- a CDS encoding AurF N-oxygenase family protein: MTVGFTAPTAAESTRSHLNTGTAAGLDTDIAAALCRASTRRGFDPFIDIDWDAAENALDPDDARWQLDSDIAPLAATEWYAQQPLERRVAMGRWLAANILKVTLQFEMMLIRGVIHHAGTLPNGSVVFQYLLHELTDECHHIQMFQEFVNRTGADVPGMRRGSRFFGPILGFLGGYANIFLFIGVLCGEQPLHFQQTLQHRGSAGVPPLLNKVTSIHLAEEARHISFANHYLAQRIPAAGRLRRWCYAMAFPIYLRWLIGEMIAPPRAFARQFGVPRRVFKAAYWRSARSRQMLAESAADVRLAADDLGLRTVWTRWLWRLLGIDGRLPRYRSEPDRSQSCARTGFGATVMWSRIAAAAIAAGVAMAATPVGLRIITVAAVGTAVWASYHLLRTRRGGVVGNQPFEWPRLAVWIAVCSSMIPAGGLIGLALVVLSILAVAEFMPGL; this comes from the coding sequence ATGACTGTGGGCTTCACCGCACCTACCGCCGCCGAATCGACCAGGTCACACCTGAACACCGGTACGGCGGCAGGACTCGATACCGACATCGCCGCAGCGCTCTGCCGGGCGAGCACGCGCCGGGGCTTCGATCCGTTCATCGACATCGACTGGGACGCCGCCGAAAACGCACTGGACCCCGATGACGCGCGTTGGCAGCTGGACTCCGACATCGCTCCGCTCGCCGCCACCGAGTGGTACGCACAGCAACCCCTCGAGCGGCGCGTCGCGATGGGCCGCTGGCTCGCCGCGAACATCCTCAAGGTGACACTGCAATTCGAGATGATGTTGATCCGCGGCGTGATTCACCACGCCGGCACCTTGCCCAACGGTTCAGTGGTGTTTCAGTACCTACTCCATGAGCTGACCGACGAATGCCACCACATCCAGATGTTCCAGGAGTTCGTCAACCGCACGGGCGCCGACGTTCCCGGTATGCGCCGAGGATCCCGGTTCTTCGGGCCGATCCTGGGCTTCCTCGGCGGCTACGCCAATATCTTCCTGTTCATCGGAGTGCTGTGCGGGGAACAGCCGTTGCACTTCCAGCAGACGTTGCAGCATCGCGGTTCAGCGGGAGTGCCCCCGCTGTTGAACAAGGTCACCTCCATTCACCTCGCCGAGGAAGCCAGGCACATCTCGTTCGCAAACCACTATCTGGCACAACGAATCCCGGCAGCGGGACGGTTGCGGCGGTGGTGCTACGCCATGGCATTCCCGATCTACCTTCGCTGGCTGATCGGCGAGATGATCGCACCACCACGCGCATTCGCCCGCCAGTTCGGGGTACCGCGACGCGTCTTCAAGGCTGCCTACTGGCGCAGCGCTCGATCCAGGCAGATGTTGGCCGAATCGGCCGCGGACGTCCGACTCGCTGCCGACGACCTCGGTTTGCGCACCGTCTGGACCCGCTGGTTGTGGCGGCTGTTGGGTATCGACGGCCGGTTGCCGCGGTACCGCAGCGAGCCCGATCGCAGTCAGTCGTGCGCCCGCACAGGTTTCGGCGCCACGGTGATGTGGAGCCGAATCGCGGCCGCGGCGATAGCGGCCGGTGTTGCGATGGCGGCGACGCCGGTCGGGCTGCGGATCATCACGGTGGCGGCGGTCGGAACGGCCGTGTGGGCGTCTTATCACCTGCTTCGGACCCGCCGCGGTGGCGTGGTCGGCAACCAGCCTTTCGAGTGGCCGCGGCTCGCCGTCTGGATCGCTGTGTGCAGCAGCATGATTCCCGCGGGCGGGCTGATCGGACTCGCATTGGTCGTGCTGAGCATTCTCGCGGTTGCCGAGTTCATGCCAGGCCTATGA